A portion of the Sabethes cyaneus chromosome 3, idSabCyanKW18_F2, whole genome shotgun sequence genome contains these proteins:
- the LOC128742968 gene encoding U4/U6.U5 tri-snRNP-associated protein 2 produces the protein MSKMIKRKTDIDNPPSLKRLKVPKFPDSENEEQDQKQKITLPASNVLNRSKQCPYLDTINRHLLDFDFEKLCSVSLTRINVYACLVCGKYFQGRGTNTHAYTHSVAESHHVFLNLSTLKFYCLPDNYEIIDSSLDDIKHVLNPVFTLKDIRNLDREDQKMSRTVDGTLYSPGIVGMNNIKANDYCNVILQSLSHVKPIRDFFLIENNYANIKRPPGDTAFTLVQRFGELLRKLWNPRNFKSHVSPHEMLQAVVLWSSKKFQITEQGDPIEFLSWFLHSLHKQLRGNRQPNSSVVNRTFLGEMKIYTRKLPPTELDDVQKQLLLATDEYQEKEETSTFLYLTCDLPATPLFIDEFRENIIPQVNLYQLLAKFNSVSEKEYKTYKENFFKRFEITRLPKFVILYIKRFTKNTFFLEKNPTIVNFPVKNIDFGDILTEENKRRHKHTKYNLVANIVHDGEPKSGTYRCHILQKSTNQWYEMQDLHVTSILPQMITLTEAYIQIYEQQEEDCTADG, from the exons atgtcgaaaatgataaaaagaaaaaccgaCATCG ATAATCCACCGTCGCTGAAACGCTTGAAGGTGCCCAAATTTCCCGACTCGGAAAATGAAGAACAGGACCAAAAACAGAAAATTACGCTGCCAGCTTCGAACGTACTTAATCGGTCCAAGCAATGTCCTTATTTAGATACCATCAATCGGCACTTGCTGGATTTCGATTTCGAAAAGCTGTGTTCGGTTTCCCTGACTAGGATAAACGTTTATGCCTGTCTGGTTTGCGGAAAATATTTCCAAGGTAGAGGAACCAATACACATGCCTACACGCATTCGGTTGCCGAATCGCATCATGTGTTTTTGAATTTATCTACTTTGAAGTTTTACTGTTTGCCGGATAATTACGAGATTATCGATTCCTCGCTGGATGATATCAAACATGTTTTGAATCCGGTGTTTACGCTGAAGGACATTCGCAATTTGGATAGAGAAGATCAGAAGATGTCCAGAACGGTTGATGGTACGCTTTATTCTCCCGGTATAGTTGGAATGAACAACATCAAAGCGAACGATTATTGCAACGTAATCTTGCAGTCACTGTCCCACGTGAAACCGATTCGTGATTTTTTCCTTATCGAAAATAATTACGCTAACATAAAGCGTCCCCCGGGAGATACGGCATTCACGTTGGTTCAACGTTTCGGTGAATTGCTGAGAAAACTTTGGAATCCTCGCAATTTTAAATCGCATGTTTCTCCTCACGAAATGCTGCAAGCGGTAGTACTGTGGAGCAGCAAAAAGTTTCAAATCACCGAACAAGGTGATCCTATCGAGTTCCTTTCCTGGTTTCTGCACAGTCTCCATAAACAGTTACGAGGCAATCGGCAGCCCAACTCGTCCGTCGTCAATCGAACGTTCCTGGGTGAGATGAAAATTTACACCCGTAAGCTTCCACCGACGGAGCTGGATGACGTGCAGAAACAGCTGCTGCTGGCCACGGATGAGTATCAGGAGAAGGAGGAAACgtcaacctttttgtatttgacGTGTGATTTACCAGCCACGCCACTGTTCATTGACGAGTTCAGAGAGAACATCATTCCGCAAGTGAATCTCTATCAGCTACTAGCGAAGTTTAATTCCGTGTCGGAAAAGGAGTACAAAACGTACaaggaaaattttttcaaaCGATTTGAAATAACCAGACTTCCAAAGTTTGTCATTTTGTATATTAAGCGGTTTactaaaaatactttcttcttgGAGAAGAATCCTACCATCGTTAACTTTCCCGTCAA AAACATCGATTTTGGAGACATTTTGACTGAGGAAAACAAAAGGCGCCACAAGCACACCAAGTACAATCTGGTGGCAAACATCGTACACGATGGTGAACCAAAGTCCGGTACCTATCGGTGCCACATACTGCAGAAGAGCACTAATCAGTGGTACGAAATGCAGGACTTACACGTGACCAGCATTCTGCCGCAGATGATTACACTAACGGAGGCGTATATTCAAATCTACGAGCAGCAGGAGGAAGATTGCACCGCGGACGGTTGA
- the LOC128744720 gene encoding TBP-related factor codes for MEKTATESPLKTMLAGSAPRLSAASNASQVSKIPPQCSIVMQTPMPSGPQEAINSVQVKNCVATVGLGCELNLQTINFRTRNSEYNPSRFHGVVMRIRDPRCTALVFRSGKIVCTGARNEHDANLAARKFARIIQKVGYNVRFLDFKVQNLVATVDLRFPIRLENLNQVHGQFSSYEPELFPGLIYRMVKPRVVLLIFVNGKIVFTGAKSEREITDSLENIYPILQSFRKN; via the exons ATGGAAAAGACAGCTACCGAGTCTCCTTTGAAAACAATGCTGGCCGGTTCAGCACCGAGGCTATCGGCGGCTAGCAATGCATCGCAAGTTTCCAAG ATTCCGCCACAATGCAGCATAGTTATGCAAACCCCAATGCCCTCCGGACCTCAGGAAGCTATCAATTCCGTTCAAGTGAA AAACTGTGTAGCAACTGTCGGCCTCGGATGCGAATTAAATCTACAGACGATAAATTTTCGAACGCGCAACTCAGAGTACAATCCATCCCGCTTTCACGGTGTCGTTATGCGGATACGAGATCCACGCTGCACGGCGCTGGTGTTTCGCTCGGGTAAAATTGTCTGCACCGGTGCCCGCAACGAGCATGATGCCAACCTTGCTGCTCGGAAGTTTGCCCGTATCATCCAGAAGGTTGGATACAATGTACGGTTTCTGGATTTCAAAGTACAAAACCTGGTTGCCACGGTCGATTTGCGGTTTCCCATCCGACTGGAGAACCTCAATCAGGTTCATGGTCAGTTCAGTTCCTACGAGCCGGAACTGTTTCCAGGACTGATCTATCGAATGGTAAAACCGCGCGTGGTGTTGCTGATATTCGTTAATGGAAAAATAGTTTTTACTGGTGCTAAATCGGAACGGGAAATCACTGACAGTTTAGAGAACATTTATCCCATATTGCAAAGTTTTCGAAAAAATTAG
- the LOC128744719 gene encoding mitochondrial-processing peptidase subunit alpha, whose product MSLSFNTRNIARRLFLSKCYNIWRPYVSVPPDSPTVNVPSKEIVTPFPPLSEPIPDLPPVQYARPGDQSNVTQVTRLSNGLRVASENRFGQFCTVGVIIDSGPRYELAFPSGISHFLEKLAFQSTEAFAEKDIIFKELEKHGGICDCQSSRDTFVYAASADSRGLESVTRILADVVLRPRLAANEVDFARQAVKFELETLGMRPEQEPILMDMIHAAAFRDNTLGLPKLCPEPNTQSIDRNMLLSYLRLHHSPDRMVLAGVGVPHDELVKLAEKFFVDEGATWEKETVAAKHPTAVDTSVAQYTGGSKLEECVIPVYAAVGLPELAHVVIGLQGCSHQDKDFIAACVLNIMMGGGGSFSAGGPGKGMYTRLYTNVLNRYHWMYSATAYNHSYGDNGLFCIHATAPPTHVKSLVEVITKELFTMQNRPADQELRRAKTQLQSMLLMNLEARPVVFEDIGRQVLATGERRRPEYFIQEIEKITAEDIQNVARRFLSSPPALAARGEIKGIPDVKDIQTALTSEGKLPGNRRLSLFR is encoded by the exons ATGTCTCTATCTTTCAACACTAGGAACATAGCCAGACGGCTGTTTTTGAGCAAATG CTACAACATTTGGCGACCTTACGTCAGCGTCCCACCCGACAGTCCCACAGTCAATGTTCCTTCGAAGGAAATCGTCACACCCTTTCCGCCGCTGTCAGAGCCGATTCCCGATTTACCCCCAGTTCAGTACGCTCGACCCGGCGATCAAAGCAACGTTACACAGGTGACCCGGCTTTCTAATGGCCTGAGGGTTGCCTCGGAAAACCGTTTCGGACAGTTCTGCACTGTGGGAGTTATCATTGATTCAGGACCTCGCTATGAGCTCGCGTTTCCTAGTGGAATTTCGCATTTTCTCGAGAAGTTGGCTTTTCAATCGACGGAAGCATTCGCAGAAAAGGATATCATTTTTAAGGAGCTGGAAAAACATGGTGGAATTTGTGACTGTCAGAGCTCCCGTGATACATTTGTGTATGCGGCTAGCGCAGACAGCCGAGGTTTGGAATCGGTCACCAGAATACTGGCGGACGTAGTGCTGAGACCAAG GCTTGCCGCGAATGAAGTGGATTTCGCCCGACAGGCGGTAAAGTTCGAGTTGGAAACCTTGGGTATGCGTCCCGAAcaggaaccgatcctaatggaTATGATTCACGCTGCTGCCTTCCGTGACAATACCCTCGGACTGCCAAAACTGTGTCCAGAACCGAATACGCAGAGCATTGATCGGAATATGTTGTTATCTTATTTAAGACTTCACCATTCGCCAGATCGGATGGTTTTGGCGGGCGTCGGAGTGCCGCATGACGAGCTGGTTAAACTGGCGGAAAAGTTTTTCGTTGACGAAGGCGCAACCTGGGAAAAGGAGACTGTTGCGGCCAAACACCCTACTGCTGTGGATACTTCTGTGGCACAATATACCGGAGGTTCAAAGCTGGAAGAATGTGTCATCCCGGTGTACGCCGCAGTTGGTCTTCCGGAACTGGCGCACGTTGTGATTGGATTGCAGGGGTGTTCCCACCAGGACAAAGATTTCATTGCAGCTTGCGTGTTAAATATTATGATGGGTGGTGGAGGATCATTTTCCGCTGGAGGCCCAGGAAAAGGCATGTACACACGGCTCTATACAAACGTTCTGAACCGTTATCATTGGATGTATAGTGCAACGGCTTACAATCACTCATATGGCGATAACGGTCTGTTTTGCATTCACGCCACAGCACCCCCGACACACGTTAAAAGCCTAGTCGAAGTTATCACTAAAGAATTGTTCACAATGCAAAACCGCCCTGCAGATCAGGAGTTACGTCGAGCCAAAACGCAACTACAATCTATGTTGCTAATGAATCTGGAAGCTCGTCCGGTCGTGTTTGAAGACATCGGTCGGCAAGTACTAGCGACTGGTGAACGAAGACGACCCGAATATTTTATTCAAGAAATAG aaaaaatCACTGCGGAAGATATTCAAAACGTAGCCAGGCGATTCCTTTCATCACCTCCGGCCCTGGCAGCTCGCGGGGAAATCAAGGGCATTCCGGATGTGAAAGATATCCAAACAGCCCTAACCAGCGAGGGCAAACTGCCCGGTAACCGTCGATTATCACTGTTCCGGTAA
- the LOC128741491 gene encoding nuclear hormone receptor HR78 isoform X1: MEPHHFDIKPNLQEMKLEPGTQQFGTSLDDKTQSLQHLSSLSSMSIELCLVCGDRASGRHYGAISCEGCKGFFKRSIRKQLGYQCRGSMNCEVTKHHRNRCQYCRLQKCLACGMRSDSVQHERKPIIDKKDGQAGPNPNSKYNPHRNKEYHNEQKANAAAAASYLNIFPGFNLAEFTANLSKRASNPPAAASHLPSSATTVTPANPFSSLHSLKTQEETRQPTPADSIAALIGLNPTAAAAVAMSGLGPPQQPATLDSPEAPTKPPPSSTHTLPMDTAENTSLEKNLICNSLEFIQNLEHELNNNVNNNYGIKAELNNGRDDDQDEDCLNFDYGSLELSDNCISFDIQVPNVLPSYLSAHYVCETASRLLFATVHWMKKNHLFSMLSDSFQSELLRQTWPELFMIGLGQSSGQLSFNTIMLALIQYMKTLILNKKYGSDVINYLTKYVLLIQEFVTELQKLNLTDQEFAYMRLLCVFNPDNILQDNVKNQHLAKIQDMVLTSFRDYYKHKHSRLASSESEENIRGNNDDEDDYYESSHHRQQRQQQRRLSLEQRLMMVLMKLPTLRALNSKRDLEDLFFSNQIGQVQIENVLTYILQTNDGAATFASVVRNYSTNIALGSGGSQMDSDD; this comes from the exons ATGGAGCCACATCATTTCGATATAAAGCCAAATCTACAGGAGATGAAATTGGAACCTGGAACGCAACAGTTCGGCACCAGTCTGGATGACAAAACGCAGAGTTTGCAGCACCTGTCCTCACTGAGCAGCATGAGCATCGAGTTGTGTCTGGTGTGCGGAGATCGTGCTTCCGGTCGGCACTATGGGGCCATCAGCTGCGAAGGTTGCAAGGGATTCTTCAAACGGTCCATCCGAAAACAGCTCGGCTACCAATGCCGGGGGTCAATGAACTGTGAAGTGACAAAACATCATCGCAACAGGTGTCAATACTGTCGGCTGCAGAAATGCTTGGCTTGCGGAATGCGAAGTGATT CTGTCCAGCATGAACGCAAGCCCATCATTGATAAGAAGGATGGCCAGGCCGGTCCGAATCCGAACAGCAAGTACAATCCTCATCGGAACAAAGAATATCACAACGAGCAGAAGGCAAATGCCGCCGCTGCAGCTTCCTACCTAAATATATTTCCTGGTTTCAACCTGGCCGAGTTCACCGCAAATCTAAGCAAACGGGCAAGCAATCCTCCGGCAGCAGCATCACATCTTCCGTCCTCCGCAACAACAGTTACTCCTGCCAATCCCTTCAGCTCGCTGCACTCTCTTAAAACGCAGGAAGAAACCCGTCAACCGACTCCGGCCGATTCGATCGCAGCCCTGATCGGTCTGAATCCAACGGCCGCAGCAGCCGTTGCAATGTCTGGCCTGGGACCACCACAGCAACCGGCCACACTGGACTCACCGGAAGCCCCCACGAAACCTCCACCATCGTCAACCCATACCCTCCCGATGGATACGGCAGAAAATACGTCGCTGGAGAAAAACCTCATTTGCAATTCCCTGGAGTTCATCCAAAATCTGGAACACGAACTGAACAACAACGTCAACAACAATTACGGCATTAAGGCAGAACTGAACAACGGGCGGGACGACGATCAGGACGAAGATTGTCTAAACTTCGACTACGGCAGCTTGGAGCTGTCGGATAACTGTATCAGTTTCGACATCCAGGTTCCGAACGTACTGCCCAGCTATCTGAGTGCACACTACGTTTGTGAGACCGCCTCGCGGCTGCTGTTCGCTACCGTCCATTGGATGAAGAAGAATCACCTCTTTTCGATGCTCAG TGACTCGTTCCAATCGGAGTTGCTGCGCCAAACATGGCCGGAACTATTTATGATCGGGCTCGGACAGAGCAGCGGTCAGCTGTCCTTCAACACCATCATGTTGGCTCTTATCCAGTACATGAAAACGTTGATTCTGAACAAGAAATACGGCAGTGACGTAATCAACTATCTAACCAAATATGTACTGCTGATACAGGAATTCGTCACCGAGCTGCAGAAGTTAAATCTAACCGATCAGGAATTTGCTTACATGCGGTTGCTGTGTGTATTTAATCCTG ACAACATCCTCCAGGACAACGTTAAGAATCAACACTTAGCAAAGATTCAGGACATGGTACTTACCAGCTTCCGCGATTACTACAAGCACAAACACAGCCGACTGGCGTCCAGTGAAAGCGAGGAGAACATCCGCGGGAACAACGACGACGAAGACGACTACTACGAATCCAGTCACCACCGGCAGCAGagacagcagcagcggcggctgAGCCTCGAGCAGCGGCTCATGATGGTACTGATGAAGCTGCCCACGCTGCGTGCCTTGAACTCCAAGCGCGACCTGGAAGATCTCTTTTTCAGCAACCAAATAGGCCAGGTGCAGATCGAGAATGTGCTAACGTACATCCTGCAGACCAACGATGGTGCCGCAACGTTCGCCAGCGTTGTGCGGAACTATTCCACCAACATCGCTCTCGGTTCCGGTGGGTCCCAGATGGACAGCGACGACTGA
- the LOC128741491 gene encoding nuclear hormone receptor HR78 isoform X3: MKLEPGTQQFGTSLDDKTQSLQHLSSLSSMSIELCLVCGDRASGRHYGAISCEGCKGFFKRSIRKQLGYQCRGSMNCEVTKHHRNRCQYCRLQKCLACGMRSDSVQHERKPIIDKKDGQAGPNPNSKYNPHRNKEYHNEQKANAAAAASYLNIFPGFNLAEFTANLSKRASNPPAAASHLPSSATTVTPANPFSSLHSLKTQEETRQPTPADSIAALIGLNPTAAAAVAMSGLGPPQQPATLDSPEAPTKPPPSSTHTLPMDTAENTSLEKNLICNSLEFIQNLEHELNNNVNNNYGIKAELNNGRDDDQDEDCLNFDYGSLELSDNCISFDIQVPNVLPSYLSAHYVCETASRLLFATVHWMKKNHLFSMLSDSFQSELLRQTWPELFMIGLGQSSGQLSFNTIMLALIQYMKTLILNKKYGSDVINYLTKYVLLIQEFVTELQKLNLTDQEFAYMRLLCVFNPDNILQDNVKNQHLAKIQDMVLTSFRDYYKHKHSRLASSESEENIRGNNDDEDDYYESSHHRQQRQQQRRLSLEQRLMMVLMKLPTLRALNSKRDLEDLFFSNQIGQVQIENVLTYILQTNDGAATFASVVRNYSTNIALGSGGSQMDSDD; encoded by the exons ATGAAATTGGAACCTGGAACGCAACAGTTCGGCACCAGTCTGGATGACAAAACGCAGAGTTTGCAGCACCTGTCCTCACTGAGCAGCATGAGCATCGAGTTGTGTCTGGTGTGCGGAGATCGTGCTTCCGGTCGGCACTATGGGGCCATCAGCTGCGAAGGTTGCAAGGGATTCTTCAAACGGTCCATCCGAAAACAGCTCGGCTACCAATGCCGGGGGTCAATGAACTGTGAAGTGACAAAACATCATCGCAACAGGTGTCAATACTGTCGGCTGCAGAAATGCTTGGCTTGCGGAATGCGAAGTGATT CTGTCCAGCATGAACGCAAGCCCATCATTGATAAGAAGGATGGCCAGGCCGGTCCGAATCCGAACAGCAAGTACAATCCTCATCGGAACAAAGAATATCACAACGAGCAGAAGGCAAATGCCGCCGCTGCAGCTTCCTACCTAAATATATTTCCTGGTTTCAACCTGGCCGAGTTCACCGCAAATCTAAGCAAACGGGCAAGCAATCCTCCGGCAGCAGCATCACATCTTCCGTCCTCCGCAACAACAGTTACTCCTGCCAATCCCTTCAGCTCGCTGCACTCTCTTAAAACGCAGGAAGAAACCCGTCAACCGACTCCGGCCGATTCGATCGCAGCCCTGATCGGTCTGAATCCAACGGCCGCAGCAGCCGTTGCAATGTCTGGCCTGGGACCACCACAGCAACCGGCCACACTGGACTCACCGGAAGCCCCCACGAAACCTCCACCATCGTCAACCCATACCCTCCCGATGGATACGGCAGAAAATACGTCGCTGGAGAAAAACCTCATTTGCAATTCCCTGGAGTTCATCCAAAATCTGGAACACGAACTGAACAACAACGTCAACAACAATTACGGCATTAAGGCAGAACTGAACAACGGGCGGGACGACGATCAGGACGAAGATTGTCTAAACTTCGACTACGGCAGCTTGGAGCTGTCGGATAACTGTATCAGTTTCGACATCCAGGTTCCGAACGTACTGCCCAGCTATCTGAGTGCACACTACGTTTGTGAGACCGCCTCGCGGCTGCTGTTCGCTACCGTCCATTGGATGAAGAAGAATCACCTCTTTTCGATGCTCAG TGACTCGTTCCAATCGGAGTTGCTGCGCCAAACATGGCCGGAACTATTTATGATCGGGCTCGGACAGAGCAGCGGTCAGCTGTCCTTCAACACCATCATGTTGGCTCTTATCCAGTACATGAAAACGTTGATTCTGAACAAGAAATACGGCAGTGACGTAATCAACTATCTAACCAAATATGTACTGCTGATACAGGAATTCGTCACCGAGCTGCAGAAGTTAAATCTAACCGATCAGGAATTTGCTTACATGCGGTTGCTGTGTGTATTTAATCCTG ACAACATCCTCCAGGACAACGTTAAGAATCAACACTTAGCAAAGATTCAGGACATGGTACTTACCAGCTTCCGCGATTACTACAAGCACAAACACAGCCGACTGGCGTCCAGTGAAAGCGAGGAGAACATCCGCGGGAACAACGACGACGAAGACGACTACTACGAATCCAGTCACCACCGGCAGCAGagacagcagcagcggcggctgAGCCTCGAGCAGCGGCTCATGATGGTACTGATGAAGCTGCCCACGCTGCGTGCCTTGAACTCCAAGCGCGACCTGGAAGATCTCTTTTTCAGCAACCAAATAGGCCAGGTGCAGATCGAGAATGTGCTAACGTACATCCTGCAGACCAACGATGGTGCCGCAACGTTCGCCAGCGTTGTGCGGAACTATTCCACCAACATCGCTCTCGGTTCCGGTGGGTCCCAGATGGACAGCGACGACTGA
- the LOC128741491 gene encoding nuclear hormone receptor HR78 isoform X2, with protein sequence MEPHHFDIKPNLQEMKLEPGTQQFGTSLDDKTQSLQHLSSLSSMSIELCLVCGDRASGRHYGAISCEGCKGFFKRSIRKQLGYQCRGSMNCEVTKHHRNRCQYCRLQKCLACGMRTVQHERKPIIDKKDGQAGPNPNSKYNPHRNKEYHNEQKANAAAAASYLNIFPGFNLAEFTANLSKRASNPPAAASHLPSSATTVTPANPFSSLHSLKTQEETRQPTPADSIAALIGLNPTAAAAVAMSGLGPPQQPATLDSPEAPTKPPPSSTHTLPMDTAENTSLEKNLICNSLEFIQNLEHELNNNVNNNYGIKAELNNGRDDDQDEDCLNFDYGSLELSDNCISFDIQVPNVLPSYLSAHYVCETASRLLFATVHWMKKNHLFSMLSDSFQSELLRQTWPELFMIGLGQSSGQLSFNTIMLALIQYMKTLILNKKYGSDVINYLTKYVLLIQEFVTELQKLNLTDQEFAYMRLLCVFNPDNILQDNVKNQHLAKIQDMVLTSFRDYYKHKHSRLASSESEENIRGNNDDEDDYYESSHHRQQRQQQRRLSLEQRLMMVLMKLPTLRALNSKRDLEDLFFSNQIGQVQIENVLTYILQTNDGAATFASVVRNYSTNIALGSGGSQMDSDD encoded by the exons ATGGAGCCACATCATTTCGATATAAAGCCAAATCTACAGGAGATGAAATTGGAACCTGGAACGCAACAGTTCGGCACCAGTCTGGATGACAAAACGCAGAGTTTGCAGCACCTGTCCTCACTGAGCAGCATGAGCATCGAGTTGTGTCTGGTGTGCGGAGATCGTGCTTCCGGTCGGCACTATGGGGCCATCAGCTGCGAAGGTTGCAAGGGATTCTTCAAACGGTCCATCCGAAAACAGCTCGGCTACCAATGCCGGGGGTCAATGAACTGTGAAGTGACAAAACATCATCGCAACAGGTGTCAATACTGTCGGCTGCAGAAATGCTTGGCTTGCGGAATGCGAA CTGTCCAGCATGAACGCAAGCCCATCATTGATAAGAAGGATGGCCAGGCCGGTCCGAATCCGAACAGCAAGTACAATCCTCATCGGAACAAAGAATATCACAACGAGCAGAAGGCAAATGCCGCCGCTGCAGCTTCCTACCTAAATATATTTCCTGGTTTCAACCTGGCCGAGTTCACCGCAAATCTAAGCAAACGGGCAAGCAATCCTCCGGCAGCAGCATCACATCTTCCGTCCTCCGCAACAACAGTTACTCCTGCCAATCCCTTCAGCTCGCTGCACTCTCTTAAAACGCAGGAAGAAACCCGTCAACCGACTCCGGCCGATTCGATCGCAGCCCTGATCGGTCTGAATCCAACGGCCGCAGCAGCCGTTGCAATGTCTGGCCTGGGACCACCACAGCAACCGGCCACACTGGACTCACCGGAAGCCCCCACGAAACCTCCACCATCGTCAACCCATACCCTCCCGATGGATACGGCAGAAAATACGTCGCTGGAGAAAAACCTCATTTGCAATTCCCTGGAGTTCATCCAAAATCTGGAACACGAACTGAACAACAACGTCAACAACAATTACGGCATTAAGGCAGAACTGAACAACGGGCGGGACGACGATCAGGACGAAGATTGTCTAAACTTCGACTACGGCAGCTTGGAGCTGTCGGATAACTGTATCAGTTTCGACATCCAGGTTCCGAACGTACTGCCCAGCTATCTGAGTGCACACTACGTTTGTGAGACCGCCTCGCGGCTGCTGTTCGCTACCGTCCATTGGATGAAGAAGAATCACCTCTTTTCGATGCTCAG TGACTCGTTCCAATCGGAGTTGCTGCGCCAAACATGGCCGGAACTATTTATGATCGGGCTCGGACAGAGCAGCGGTCAGCTGTCCTTCAACACCATCATGTTGGCTCTTATCCAGTACATGAAAACGTTGATTCTGAACAAGAAATACGGCAGTGACGTAATCAACTATCTAACCAAATATGTACTGCTGATACAGGAATTCGTCACCGAGCTGCAGAAGTTAAATCTAACCGATCAGGAATTTGCTTACATGCGGTTGCTGTGTGTATTTAATCCTG ACAACATCCTCCAGGACAACGTTAAGAATCAACACTTAGCAAAGATTCAGGACATGGTACTTACCAGCTTCCGCGATTACTACAAGCACAAACACAGCCGACTGGCGTCCAGTGAAAGCGAGGAGAACATCCGCGGGAACAACGACGACGAAGACGACTACTACGAATCCAGTCACCACCGGCAGCAGagacagcagcagcggcggctgAGCCTCGAGCAGCGGCTCATGATGGTACTGATGAAGCTGCCCACGCTGCGTGCCTTGAACTCCAAGCGCGACCTGGAAGATCTCTTTTTCAGCAACCAAATAGGCCAGGTGCAGATCGAGAATGTGCTAACGTACATCCTGCAGACCAACGATGGTGCCGCAACGTTCGCCAGCGTTGTGCGGAACTATTCCACCAACATCGCTCTCGGTTCCGGTGGGTCCCAGATGGACAGCGACGACTGA